From a single Arachis hypogaea cultivar Tifrunner chromosome 3, arahy.Tifrunner.gnm2.J5K5, whole genome shotgun sequence genomic region:
- the LOC112789245 gene encoding probable protein S-acyltransferase 19 isoform X4, translating to MSKFDPRVGNRFDSAHGLMKHQASEHDDFVAGEEYSPSSVASKRSVANASKKSSVEDIERADDSRTQHSRNSCDVFGGILCILFTHGDCRKQDTTADEQGGGDDALFCTLCDAEVRKFSKHCRSCDKCVDGFDHHCRLVLEAGVGIAVLVRFFVNKRGMESEIVDRLGNGFSRPPFATVVVVCTAVSILALVPLSELFFFHMILIRKGITTYEYVVAMRAMSEGPAAASYDGDLPNVLYSPTGSATTGVSGGSSLGLQYKGAWCTPPRVFVDYQDEVVPHLDPGMLPSTVDPDAAGNAETGPKMPKRAVRISAWKLAKLDSQEAMKAAAKARASSSVLRPVDNNRLADPELSSSGNMSVRSSLSADTGTNKGIKNELRLSPVRGSIAPSLGSRDEYETGTQSMSSFSSPSHVHEAVTLSPLPRGHGLGGPKPGTLIPSLVPERPLTSKPTLSNFRNPISNPLGFDGRITQRGANNDPLLLSASGTSILRDVRRTSVIWDQEAGRYVSVPLLPSEPRNRPSVRSDLATFNAETSNAARKPVIPAQETSSALKSPVHHAQNLTYTGDSIFFGGPLLSLPVKDGLKNERHLESQDSTGVSIPQETRYRRDSISNQLPVFVPGGFENTHQAGSSIN from the exons GAAATAGATTTGACTCAGCCCATGGTTTGATGAAGCATCAAGCTTCTGAACATGATGACTTTGTTGCTGGAGAGGAATATTCCCCATCATCTGTTGCTTCCAAAAGGTCTGTGGCAAATGCTAGCAAGAAAAGCTCTGTTGAAGACATTGAGAGAGCAGATGATTCAAGGACACAACATAGCAGAAACTCATGTGATGTATTTGGAGGAATTTTATGTATATTATTTACACACGGAGATTGCCGGAAACAAGACACAACAGCGGATGAGCAGGGTGGTGGTGACGATGCATTGTTCTGCACTCTGTGTGATGCCGAG GTGCGCAAGTTCAGTAAACATTGTAGAAGTTGTGATAAGTGTGTCGATGGCTTTGATCACCATTGTCGG CTTGTTCTTGAAGCTGGAGTGGGTATTGCCGTTCTTGTGCGTTTCTTTGTTAATAAAAGAGGAATGGAATCTGAAATTGTTGATAGACTTGGAAATGGGTTCTCTCGTCCACCATTTGCAACAGTTGTG GTTGTATGTACTGCAGTTTCTATCTTagctcttgtgcctttgagtgaacTTTTCTTTTTCCACATGATACTAATCAGGAAG GGTATCACAACCTACGAGTATGTTGTGGCAATGAGAGCTATGAGTGAAGGACCTGCAGCAGCATCTTATGATGGGGATTTGCCTAATGTACTTTACTCTCCAACAGGCTCAGCCACAACTGGAGTAAGTGGAGGAAGTTCTTTGGGTTTGCAGTACAAAGGGGCTTGGTGTACCCCTCCCAGAGTATTTGTGGATTATCAG GATGAAGTTGTTCCTCACTTGGATCCTGGAATGCTACCATCAACTGTTGATCCAGATGCAGCTGGTAATGCAGAGACAGGGCCAAAAATGCCAAAAAGGGCTGTTCGTATTAGTGCTTGGAAGCTTGCTAAGTTGGATTCACAAGAAGCAATGAAAGCAGCAGCAAAAGCCAGGGCATCTTCTTCAGTTTTGCGACCTGTAGATAATAACCGTCTAGCAGATCCAGAATTAAGCTCTAGTGGCAACATGAGTGTCAGAAGTAGTTTGAGTGCAGACACAggaactaataaaggaattaaaaaTGAGTTGAGATTGTCTCCGGTGAGAGGTTCTATTGCTCCTAGTCTAGGCAGTCGTGATGAGTATGAAACTGGGACTCAGAGTATGAGTAGCTTTAGCAGTCCAAGCCATGTCCATGAGGCAGTTACACTTAGCCCTCTACCGCGGGGTCATGGCTTAGGTGGCCCTAAGCCAGGTACCTTGATCCCTAGCTTGGTGCCTGAACGTCCTTTAACTTCTAAACCAACTTTGTCCAACTTCAGGAACCCCATATCTAATCCTCTTGGATTTGATGGAAGGATAACACAGAGGGGAGCCAATAATGATCCATTGTTGCTTTCAGCTTCCGGCACTTCCATTCTAAGAGATGTGCGAAGGACTTCTGTCATTTGGGATCAAGAAGCTGGCAGATATGTATCTGTTCCTTTATTGCCCTCAGAACCTCGAAATAGGCCATCTGTGCGTTCAGACTTGGCAACTTTTAATGCTGAGACAAGTAATGCTGCAAGAAAACCAGTGATTCCTGCACAAGAGACATCATCTGCACTCAAGTCTCCGGTGCATCATGCACAGAATCTGACATATACAGGAGATTCTATATTTTTTGGTGGTCCACTTTTGAGTCTCCCTGTTAAGGATGGTTTAAAAAATGAAAGACATTTAGAGAGCCAAGATAGCACAGGAGTAAGCATTCCCCAGGAAACAAGATATAGAAGGGATTCAATTTCAAATCAGCTTCCTGTGTTTGTCCCTGGTGGTTTTGAGAACACACATCAAGCTGGGTCTAGCATAAATTAG
- the LOC112789245 gene encoding probable protein S-acyltransferase 19 isoform X3, whose amino-acid sequence MSKFDPRVGNRFDSAHGLMKHQASEHDDFVAGEEYSPSSVASKRSVANASKKSSVEDIERADDSRTQHSRNSCDVFGGILCILFTHGDCRKQDTTADEQGGGDDALFCTLCDAEVRKFSKHCRSCDKCVDGFDHHCRWLNNCVGQKNYISFIALMAFSLMWLVLEAGVGIAVLVRFFVNKRGMESEIVDRLGNGFSRPPFATVVVVCTAVSILALVPLSELFFFHMILIRKGITTYEYVVAMRAMSEGPAAASYDGDLPNVLYSPTGSATTGVSGGSSLGLQYKGAWCTPPRVFVDYQDEVVPHLDPGMLPSTVDPDAAGNAETGPKMPKRAVRISAWKLAKLDSQEAMKAAAKARASSSVLRPVDNNRLADPELSSSGNMSVRSSLSADTGTNKGIKNELRLSPVRGSIAPSLGSRDEYETGTQSMSSFSSPSHVHEAVTLSPLPRGHGLGGPKPGTLIPSLVPERPLTSKPTLSNFRNPISNPLGFDGRITQRGANNDPLLLSASGTSILRDVRRTSVIWDQEAGRYVSVPLLPSEPRNRPSVRSDLATFNAETSNAARKPVIPAQETSSALKSPVHHAQNLTYTGDSIFFGGPLLSLPVKDGLKNERHLESQDSTGVSIPQETRYRRDSISNQLPVFVPGGFENTHQAGSSIN is encoded by the exons GAAATAGATTTGACTCAGCCCATGGTTTGATGAAGCATCAAGCTTCTGAACATGATGACTTTGTTGCTGGAGAGGAATATTCCCCATCATCTGTTGCTTCCAAAAGGTCTGTGGCAAATGCTAGCAAGAAAAGCTCTGTTGAAGACATTGAGAGAGCAGATGATTCAAGGACACAACATAGCAGAAACTCATGTGATGTATTTGGAGGAATTTTATGTATATTATTTACACACGGAGATTGCCGGAAACAAGACACAACAGCGGATGAGCAGGGTGGTGGTGACGATGCATTGTTCTGCACTCTGTGTGATGCCGAG GTGCGCAAGTTCAGTAAACATTGTAGAAGTTGTGATAAGTGTGTCGATGGCTTTGATCACCATTGTCGG TGGCTTAACAACTGTGTGGGtcaaaaaaattacatttcttttattgctctCATGGCCTTCAGTCTTATGTGG CTTGTTCTTGAAGCTGGAGTGGGTATTGCCGTTCTTGTGCGTTTCTTTGTTAATAAAAGAGGAATGGAATCTGAAATTGTTGATAGACTTGGAAATGGGTTCTCTCGTCCACCATTTGCAACAGTTGTG GTTGTATGTACTGCAGTTTCTATCTTagctcttgtgcctttgagtgaacTTTTCTTTTTCCACATGATACTAATCAGGAAG GGTATCACAACCTACGAGTATGTTGTGGCAATGAGAGCTATGAGTGAAGGACCTGCAGCAGCATCTTATGATGGGGATTTGCCTAATGTACTTTACTCTCCAACAGGCTCAGCCACAACTGGAGTAAGTGGAGGAAGTTCTTTGGGTTTGCAGTACAAAGGGGCTTGGTGTACCCCTCCCAGAGTATTTGTGGATTATCAG GATGAAGTTGTTCCTCACTTGGATCCTGGAATGCTACCATCAACTGTTGATCCAGATGCAGCTGGTAATGCAGAGACAGGGCCAAAAATGCCAAAAAGGGCTGTTCGTATTAGTGCTTGGAAGCTTGCTAAGTTGGATTCACAAGAAGCAATGAAAGCAGCAGCAAAAGCCAGGGCATCTTCTTCAGTTTTGCGACCTGTAGATAATAACCGTCTAGCAGATCCAGAATTAAGCTCTAGTGGCAACATGAGTGTCAGAAGTAGTTTGAGTGCAGACACAggaactaataaaggaattaaaaaTGAGTTGAGATTGTCTCCGGTGAGAGGTTCTATTGCTCCTAGTCTAGGCAGTCGTGATGAGTATGAAACTGGGACTCAGAGTATGAGTAGCTTTAGCAGTCCAAGCCATGTCCATGAGGCAGTTACACTTAGCCCTCTACCGCGGGGTCATGGCTTAGGTGGCCCTAAGCCAGGTACCTTGATCCCTAGCTTGGTGCCTGAACGTCCTTTAACTTCTAAACCAACTTTGTCCAACTTCAGGAACCCCATATCTAATCCTCTTGGATTTGATGGAAGGATAACACAGAGGGGAGCCAATAATGATCCATTGTTGCTTTCAGCTTCCGGCACTTCCATTCTAAGAGATGTGCGAAGGACTTCTGTCATTTGGGATCAAGAAGCTGGCAGATATGTATCTGTTCCTTTATTGCCCTCAGAACCTCGAAATAGGCCATCTGTGCGTTCAGACTTGGCAACTTTTAATGCTGAGACAAGTAATGCTGCAAGAAAACCAGTGATTCCTGCACAAGAGACATCATCTGCACTCAAGTCTCCGGTGCATCATGCACAGAATCTGACATATACAGGAGATTCTATATTTTTTGGTGGTCCACTTTTGAGTCTCCCTGTTAAGGATGGTTTAAAAAATGAAAGACATTTAGAGAGCCAAGATAGCACAGGAGTAAGCATTCCCCAGGAAACAAGATATAGAAGGGATTCAATTTCAAATCAGCTTCCTGTGTTTGTCCCTGGTGGTTTTGAGAACACACATCAAGCTGGGTCTAGCATAAATTAG